Genomic DNA from Streptomyces sp. PCS3-D2:
GCGTGCCATTCAATGGCTCCTGTGTGTTCGGGGGTCTTCCACAGAACCGATCCCGACCGCCGACCACCCGGGTGGGTGATGGTACGTCCGGGTCCCCGGCCCCCGCCGGAGGTGCCGCCGGCCCTGTGTGGGGCTGGGCGGGTCCTGCGTATGTACGTTTTCTTACGTCGCGCGAAGAACTGCGTTAAGGCAGGTCGGTCGGCGTGCGTCAGCCCTGGCGCTGCTTGTGGCGCAGGTTGTCGCAGATGACCATGACCCGGCCGTGACGGCGGATCACCTTGCACTTGTCGCAGATCTTCTTGACGCTCGGCTTGACCTTCATGTGGGTGAGGTTCTCCGGGTCAGTGCCACCACCCGCACCGGGACGGACGCCCAGGCAGGAGTGAGAGCAAGATCTACTTGTATCGGTAGACGATCCGGCCACGCGTCAGGTCGTACGGAGACAGCTCCACGACGACCCGGTCATCGGGCAGGATGCGGATGTAGTGCATACGCATCTTCCCGCTGATGTGCGCGAGGACCTTGTGACCGTTCTGGAGCTCCACCTTGAACATGGCGTTCGGGAGGGACTCGATCACGGTGCCCTCGATTTCGATGGCACCTTGCTTCTTGGCCACGCTTCGCCTTTCGAATCGGCTACCTTGATCGGCTCCGTGCGCCATGGAGACATGGAAGTGCACGAGAGCCGACGAGTCAGTCTACGTCAGGGCACCCAGAAAGACGAATCCGGAAAGTTTGCCCCAGAGTCTAGATCATTAACCGAGGGGGTCCGGGGCCGTGCTGACCCCGTACTCCGCCAGCTTCGCCTTGCCGCAGTCCGGGCTGGTCAGGACGATCGGGCCGGCCTCCGTCAGCGCGACGGAGTGCTCCCAGTGCGAGGACCAGGTGCCGTCCGTGGTGATGACCGTCCAGTCGTCCGAAAGGACCTCCGTCCGGGCCGTGCCCAGCGAGACCATGGGCTCGATCGCCAGGCAGACGCCCGGGACCAGCTTGATCCCCTTGCCCCGCTTGCGCGAGACGTAGTTCAGCAGGTGGGGGTCCATGTGCATCTCGGACCCGATGCCGTGGCCGCCGTAGTCCTCGATGATCCCGAACGTGCCGCGGCTGTGCTCACCGGTGGCGGGACGGGGCTGGCGCTTGATGTACATCTCGATCGCCTTCGAGATGTCCACCAGGCGGTTGCCCAGCTTCATCGCGGCGATGCCGGCCCACATGGACTCCTCGGTCACCCGGGAGAGCTCCACCAGCTCAGGAGCGTGACCGGTGCCCACGAAGGCCGTGTACGCCGCGTCCCCGTGCCAGCCGTCCACGATCGCACCGGCGTCGATCGAGATGATGTCGCCGTCCTTCAGGACGGTCTTGTCGTCGGGGATGCCGTGGACCACGACCTCGTTCACCGAGGTGCAGATCGTCGCGGGGAAACCGCCGTAGCCGAGGAAGTTCGACTTCGCCCCGGCGTCCGCGATGACCTTGCGGGCCACCATGTCCAGGTCCCGCGTCGTGGCGCCCGGCACGGCCGCCTCGCGGGTCGCAGCATGGATCGCGGCGACGACCAGCCCCGCCTCGCGCATCTTCGCGATCTGCTCGGGGGTCTTGATCTGCACCATAGGGGCGTGCCTTCCAGCTTCGAAACGGGTCTTCTCAACAGTACGGCCGCGATGCCCTGGGGACACCGCGGCCGTACCTGTACTGCGGAGGACTACTTCTGCAGGGCGTCCATGGCGCGCTTCGTGACGTCCGCGACCTCGCCGAGGGCCGGGATGGTCACCAGCAGGCCCTGGGCCTTGTAGTAGTCGATGATCGGCTCGGTCTGCGTGTGGTAGACCTCCAGCCGGTTGCGCACCGTGGCCTCGGAGTCGTCACCGCGCTGGTAGAGCTCGCCACCGCAGTGGTCGCAGACGCCCTCGGTCTTCGGGGCGGCGTACACGACGTGGAAGACGTGCGCGGACTCGTTGCGGCAGACGCGGCGGCCGGCGATGCGCTTGACGACCTCGTCCTCCTCGACCTCCAGGTCGAGGACGGCGTCGAGCTTCATGCCCGAGTCCTGGAGCATCACGTCGAGCGCCTCGGCCTGGGAGACGTTGCGCGGGAAGCCGTCGAGCAGGAAGCCGCCGGCGGCGTCGGGCTGCTCCATCCGGTCCTTGGCCATACCGATGGTGATCTCGTCCGGGACGAGGTCGCCGGCGTCCATGAACGCCTTGGCGCGCAGGCCCAGCTCGGTGCCCTGGCTGATGTTGGCCCGGAACAGGTCGCCCGTGGAGATGTGCGGGATCGACAGGTTCTTGGCAAGGAACGCGGCCTGCGTTCCCTTGCCCGCACCGGGCGGTCCGACGAGGACGATTCGCATCAGCGGAGGAACCCTTCGTAGTTACGCTGCTGGAGCTGGCTCTCGATCTGCTTCACGGTTTCCAGACCCACACCCACGATGATGAGGATGCTCGTCCCGCCGAACGGGAAGTTCTGGTTCGCTCCGAAGCCGGCCAACGCCATCGTCGGCACAAGAGCGATGAGACCCAGGTACAGCGACCCCGGCCAGGTGATCCGGTTGAGCACGTAGCTCAGGTACTCGGCGGTGGGTCGACCGGCGCGGATACCCGGGATGAACCCACCATACTTCTTCATGTTGTCTGCAACTTCCTCGGGGTTGAACGAGATCGCCACGTAGAAGAACGCGAAGAAGACGATCAGGAGGAAGTACACCGCGATGTAGTACGGGTGGTCGCCCTTGACGAAGTGCTTCTGGATCCAGGTGGCCCAGCCCGCGGTGGACCCGCTGAACTGCACGACCAGCGCCGGGATGTAGAGCAGCGACGAGGCGAAGATGACGGGGATGATGCCCGCCTGGTTCACCTTGAGCGGGATGTAGGTGGAGGTGCCGCCGTACGCGCGGCGGCCGATCATGCGCTTCGCGTACTGGACCGGGATCCGGCGCTGCGCCTGCTCGACGAAGACCACCAGGCCGACCATCGCGAGGCCGACGAGCATGACGACGCCGAACTCGACCCAGCCGTCGGCGATCTTGCCCTGGAGCTTGATCTGCCACAGGGCGCCGATGAAGCCCGCGGCGATCGAGATGAACATGAGGATCGACATGCCGTTGCCGATGCCGCGGTCGGTGATGAGCTCACCGAGCCACATGACGACGCAGGTACCGGCGGTCATGGTGACCACCATCACGACGGTCGTGAAGATCGACCGGTCGGGAACGATCTGGCTGGCGACCTGGCAACCCTGGAACAGGGCCCCGGTCCGGGCGGTGGCGACGAGGCCGGTGCCCTGGAGGACCGCCAGCGCGACCGTCAGATAGCGCGTGTACTGAGTGATCTTCGCCGTGCCGGACTGGCCCTCTTTCTTGAGGGTCTCCAGCTTCGGGATGACCACGGTCAGCAGCTGCAGAATGATGCTCGCCGTGATGTACGGCATGATGCCGAGAGCAAAGATCGTGATCTGCAGCAGCGCGCCACCGCTGAACATGTTGACGAGGCCGAACAGACCATTGCTGCTTCCGGCCTGTTCCACGCAGATCTGTACGTTCTTGTAGCTCACGCCGGGGACCGGGATGTGGGACCCGAGCCGGAACAGCACGATGATGCCGAGCGTGAAGAGCAGCTTCTTGCGCAGGTCGGGCGTCTTGAACGCCCGGGCGAACGCGGTGAGCACGGTGCCTCCTGCGACCCCCGCGCTACTGCGTCAGAGGTGACGGTCTGAGGGATCGACGTATACGACAAAGCAATGGTGCACGCCACCTTACCGGCGAGTGTGCCCCCCGTGGAACGACCAACCGGGGATGCCCCTTATGTGAGGCATCCCCGGTCGGGTTTTGAGCTATTCAGCCACTGAATCCGTCTTAGACGAGCTCGGTGACAGAGCCGCCGGCAGCGGCAATCTTCTCCTTGGCGGAAGCGGAAACGGCGTCAACCGAAACCTGCAGCGCCACGGAGAGCTCGCCCTGGCCCAGGACCTTGACGAGGCTGTTCTTGCGAACCGCGCCCTTGGCGACCAGGTCGGCCACCGTGACTTCTCCACCCTCGGGGTAGAGAGCGCCGAGCTTGTCCAGGTTGACGACCTGGAACTCGGTGCGGAACGGGTTCTTGAAGCCCTTGAGCTTCGGCAGGCGCATGTGGAGGGGCATCTGCCCACCCTCGAAGCGCTGCGGAACCTGGTAGCGGGCCTTCGTACCCTTGGTACCACGACCAGCCGTCTTACCCTTCGACGCCTCACCACGACCCACACGGGTCTTCGCGGTCTTGGCGCCGGGGGCGGGACGGAGGTTGTGAGCCTTCAGCGGGCTGTTCTCAGCCATGATTAGTCAACCTCCTCAACCGTCACGAGGTGGCGGACGGTGTGCACCATTCCGCGGAACTCGGGGCGGTCCTCCTTGACGACGACGTCGTTCAGGCGCTTGAGCCCGAGCGAACGCAGCGTGTCGCGGTGGTTCTGCTTGCTGCCGATGTACGACTTCGTCTGCGTGATCTTGAGGCGGGCCATCAGACACCCGCCCCAGCGCGCGCACGGAGCAGAGCCGCGGGAGCGACGTCCTCGAGGGGCAGACCACGGCGAGCCGCGATCTCCTCGGGACGCTGCAGGCCCTTGAGGGCCTCCACGGTCGCGTGCACGATGTTGATCGCGTTGTCGGAGCCGAGGGACTTCGACAGGATGTCGTGAACGCCGGCGCACTCCAGAACGGCGCGCACCGGGCCACCGGCGATAACACCGGTACCGGGGGAAGCAGGCTTCAGCAGGACAACGCCGGCCGCCTTCTCGCCCTGGATCGGGTGCGGGATGGTGCCCTGGATGCGGGGAACCTTGAAGAAGTTCTTCTTGGCTTCCTCGACGCCCTTGGCGATGGCCGCGGGAACTTCCTTGGCCTTGCCGTAACCGACACCTACGGTGCCGTCACCGTCACCCACCACGACGAGCGCGGTGAAGCTGAAGCGACGACCACCCTTGACAACCTTGGCGACACGGTTGATCGCGACAACGCGCTCAACGTAAGCGGTCTTCTCGGCGGCAGCGCCACCGTCGCGACCCTTCCGGTCCCGCCGCTCGCCGCCACCGGCACCGCTTCCGCGGCGCTGGGGTCCAGCCATTGGATTACCTCTCTCTGTTACGTCCGTGAGTCCCGGAACCGGGGCTTAGAACTTCAGCCCGGCTTCGCGGGCGGCGTCAGCCAGAGCGGCAATGCGCCCGGCGTATCGGTTGCCACCGCGGTCAAAGACGACGGTCTCGACGCCCGCGGCCTTGGCGCGCTCGGCGACGAGCGCGCCGACAGCCTGGGCCTGAGCGCTCTTGTCGCCTTCGCCACCGCGGATCGAAGCGTCCAGGGTCGACGCCGACGCCAGGGTGTGGCCCTGGAGGTCGTCGATGACCTGAGCAACGATGTTGCGGTTGGAACGCGTCACGACGAGGCGCGGACGCTCCGCCGTACCCGAGACGTTCTTGCGGATGCGGATGTGGCGGCGAGCCTTGGCAGCGCGCTTGTACGCGTCGCCCTTGGCGATCTTCACACCGTATGCCATGGCTACTTACCAGCCTTTCCGACCTTGCGGCGGATGACCTCGCCGGCGTACTTGACACCCTTGGCCTTGTACGGGTCGGGCTTCCGCAGCTTGCGGATGTTGGCGGCGACCTCGCCGACCTTCTGCTTGTCGATGCCCTCGACCGAGAACTTGGTCGGCGACTCGACCTTGAAGGAGATGCCCTCGGGCGCCTCCACCAGGATCGGGTGGCTGTAGCCGAGCTGGAACTCCAGGTTGGAGCCCTTCGCGGCCACGCGGTAACCGACACCGCTGATCTCGAGAGCCTTGACGTATCCCGTGGTCACACCGGTGATCATGTTCGCCACCAGCGTGCGGGACAGGCCGTGCAGGGCCTTGTTCTGACGCTCGTCGTTCGGACGGGTGACGTTCAGAACGCCGTCCTCGTCCTTGACAACTGCGATGGGCGCCTTAACGGTGTGCGCGAGAGAACCCTTGGGGCCCTTCACGTTGACCGTCTGGCCATCGATGGTGACGTCCACACCGGCGGGAACCTGGATGGGGAGCTTGCCGATTCGCGACATTGCTTTTCCTCCGTTCCCGACTACCAGACGTAGGCGAGGACTTCCCCACCTACGCCCTTCTTGCCTGCCTGCTGGCCGGTCAGGAGACCGTGGGACGTGGAGATGATCGCCACGCCCAGGCCGCCGAGGACCTTCGGCAGGTTGGTGGACTTCGCGTACACGCGCAGACCGGGCTTCGAGATCCGCTTGATGCCCGCGATGGAGCGCTCACGGTTCGGCCCGAACTTCAGCTCGAGGACGAGGTTCTTGCCGACCTCGGCGTCCTCGACCTTCCAGCCGGTGATGAAACCCTCCTGCTTGAGGATCTCCGCGATGTGCGACTTGATCTTGCTGTGCGGCATCACGACGGTGTCGTGGTACGCCGAGTTAGCGTTACGCAGACGCGTGAGCATGTCTGCGATGGGGTCAGTCATGGTCATGAAGTGGCCTTCGGCCTCTCTCGCCGGGGTTTCCTGTATGCGCCATCCCTCTCCCCACTCGGTGGCGGGACGGGTGCGGCACGGGGACCTACGGCGTAGTAAGTCGGTAGGGCGGCGGACGCCCAACCCCACAAGCCTACGGCATGCGGGCAGGGCGGTCCGCCGACCTGATGCTTACCGAGAGCGTCTGGAATACCTCAACACCCAAAGGGCGCGGGGATTACCAGGAGCTCTTGGTCACGCCCGGCAGCTCGCCACGGTGAGCCATCTCACG
This window encodes:
- the rpmJ gene encoding 50S ribosomal protein L36, which codes for MKVKPSVKKICDKCKVIRRHGRVMVICDNLRHKQRQG
- the infA gene encoding translation initiation factor IF-1, encoding MAKKQGAIEIEGTVIESLPNAMFKVELQNGHKVLAHISGKMRMHYIRILPDDRVVVELSPYDLTRGRIVYRYK
- the map gene encoding type I methionyl aminopeptidase, which produces MVQIKTPEQIAKMREAGLVVAAIHAATREAAVPGATTRDLDMVARKVIADAGAKSNFLGYGGFPATICTSVNEVVVHGIPDDKTVLKDGDIISIDAGAIVDGWHGDAAYTAFVGTGHAPELVELSRVTEESMWAGIAAMKLGNRLVDISKAIEMYIKRQPRPATGEHSRGTFGIIEDYGGHGIGSEMHMDPHLLNYVSRKRGKGIKLVPGVCLAIEPMVSLGTARTEVLSDDWTVITTDGTWSSHWEHSVALTEAGPIVLTSPDCGKAKLAEYGVSTAPDPLG
- a CDS encoding adenylate kinase, which codes for MRIVLVGPPGAGKGTQAAFLAKNLSIPHISTGDLFRANISQGTELGLRAKAFMDAGDLVPDEITIGMAKDRMEQPDAAGGFLLDGFPRNVSQAEALDVMLQDSGMKLDAVLDLEVEEDEVVKRIAGRRVCRNESAHVFHVVYAAPKTEGVCDHCGGELYQRGDDSEATVRNRLEVYHTQTEPIIDYYKAQGLLVTIPALGEVADVTKRAMDALQK
- the secY gene encoding preprotein translocase subunit SecY; translated protein: MLTAFARAFKTPDLRKKLLFTLGIIVLFRLGSHIPVPGVSYKNVQICVEQAGSSNGLFGLVNMFSGGALLQITIFALGIMPYITASIILQLLTVVIPKLETLKKEGQSGTAKITQYTRYLTVALAVLQGTGLVATARTGALFQGCQVASQIVPDRSIFTTVVMVVTMTAGTCVVMWLGELITDRGIGNGMSILMFISIAAGFIGALWQIKLQGKIADGWVEFGVVMLVGLAMVGLVVFVEQAQRRIPVQYAKRMIGRRAYGGTSTYIPLKVNQAGIIPVIFASSLLYIPALVVQFSGSTAGWATWIQKHFVKGDHPYYIAVYFLLIVFFAFFYVAISFNPEEVADNMKKYGGFIPGIRAGRPTAEYLSYVLNRITWPGSLYLGLIALVPTMALAGFGANQNFPFGGTSILIIVGVGLETVKQIESQLQQRNYEGFLR
- the rplO gene encoding 50S ribosomal protein L15, which codes for MAENSPLKAHNLRPAPGAKTAKTRVGRGEASKGKTAGRGTKGTKARYQVPQRFEGGQMPLHMRLPKLKGFKNPFRTEFQVVNLDKLGALYPEGGEVTVADLVAKGAVRKNSLVKVLGQGELSVALQVSVDAVSASAKEKIAAAGGSVTELV
- the rpmD gene encoding 50S ribosomal protein L30 translates to MARLKITQTKSYIGSKQNHRDTLRSLGLKRLNDVVVKEDRPEFRGMVHTVRHLVTVEEVD
- the rpsE gene encoding 30S ribosomal protein S5, producing the protein MAGPQRRGSGAGGGERRDRKGRDGGAAAEKTAYVERVVAINRVAKVVKGGRRFSFTALVVVGDGDGTVGVGYGKAKEVPAAIAKGVEEAKKNFFKVPRIQGTIPHPIQGEKAAGVVLLKPASPGTGVIAGGPVRAVLECAGVHDILSKSLGSDNAINIVHATVEALKGLQRPEEIAARRGLPLEDVAPAALLRARAGAGV
- the rplR gene encoding 50S ribosomal protein L18, which translates into the protein MAYGVKIAKGDAYKRAAKARRHIRIRKNVSGTAERPRLVVTRSNRNIVAQVIDDLQGHTLASASTLDASIRGGEGDKSAQAQAVGALVAERAKAAGVETVVFDRGGNRYAGRIAALADAAREAGLKF
- the rplF gene encoding 50S ribosomal protein L6, with product MSRIGKLPIQVPAGVDVTIDGQTVNVKGPKGSLAHTVKAPIAVVKDEDGVLNVTRPNDERQNKALHGLSRTLVANMITGVTTGYVKALEISGVGYRVAAKGSNLEFQLGYSHPILVEAPEGISFKVESPTKFSVEGIDKQKVGEVAANIRKLRKPDPYKAKGVKYAGEVIRRKVGKAGK
- the rpsH gene encoding 30S ribosomal protein S8; the encoded protein is MTMTDPIADMLTRLRNANSAYHDTVVMPHSKIKSHIAEILKQEGFITGWKVEDAEVGKNLVLELKFGPNRERSIAGIKRISKPGLRVYAKSTNLPKVLGGLGVAIISTSHGLLTGQQAGKKGVGGEVLAYVW